Proteins from one Papaver somniferum cultivar HN1 unplaced genomic scaffold, ASM357369v1 unplaced-scaffold_158, whole genome shotgun sequence genomic window:
- the LOC113337263 gene encoding cytochrome P450 89A2-like: MDWLLIIIITVLSVCTITLINLLLHQTPKRLPPGPVSIPIITSLQWLRKPLEAFEPTLRNVIAKYGPIISLSIGYQKIIFIANSSLAHQALVQNGAIFADRPPAPVTSKIVSSNQHVISEASYGPLWRLLRKNLTIQILHPSKIKSFSSARKRVLNIIKENIKKESNSGKNPVLVVDHLQFGMFCLLAFMCFGEEIDVETIRQVESVQTNLLLGLSRFEVLNFFPKFFSNIFFKKIWQEFDKLRMDHKNVLIPLIRSRKEQMKKTSSENQDDDQKSSLGFCYVDSLLNLEIPDEEGGSRKLTENEIVSLCREFFDAGTDTTTTALEWIMANLVKYQDIQSKLYDEIRKISDDDDDEIPEEDLKILPYLKAVVLEGLRKHPPGHFVLNHAVTQDVGLGGYIIPKEAIVTVMVAQIGRDPKVWGEDSMVFKPERFLNDGSVNEEMSDLTGNKEIKMMPFGAGRRMCPASGLAMLVLEYFVANLIKEFKWTPKDGDDIDFSEKQEFITMVMKNPLWAHVSPTKQE, encoded by the coding sequence ATGGATTGGTTATTGATAATCATAATCACAGTACTCTCCGTATGTACAATAACTTTAATCAATCTACTTCTTCATCAAACTCCTAAAAGATTACCACCTGGTCCTGTTTCAATCCCTATCATAACAAGTCTCCAATGGCTTAGAAAACCACTAGAAGCTTTTGAACCAACTCTCAGAAATGTCATAGCAAAATATGGACCAATCATATCTTTATCAATTGGTTATCAGAAAATAATTTTCATTGCCAACTCAAGTTTAGCTCATCAAGCCTTAGTTCAAAATGGAGCAATTTTTGCTGATCGTCCACCGGCACCGGTGACATCCAAAATTGTTTCAAGTAATCAACATGTTATTAGCGAAGCTTCTTACGGTCCTTTATGGAGGTTACTTCGGAAAAATCTTACCATTCAGATTCTTCATCCATCAAAGATCAAATCATTTTCATCGGCTAGAAAACGGGTTTTAAACATAATCAAGGAGAATATTAAAAAAGAATCTAACTCAGGGAAGAACCCTGTTCTTGTTGTTGATCATCTTCAATTTGGTATGTTTTGTTTACTTGCTTTTATGTGTTTTGGTGAAGAAATTGATGTGGAAACAATTAGACAAGTTGAATCTGTGCAGACAAATCTCTTACTAGGATTAAGTAGGTTTGAGGTTCTAAATTTCTTCCCCAAATTCTTTAGTAATATATTTTTCAAGAAGATATGGCAAGAATTTGATAAGTTGAGAATGGATCATAAAAATGTACTAATTCCATTAATCAGATCAAGAAAAGAACAAATGAAGAAAACTAGTAGTGAAAATCAAGATGATGATCAGAAATCTTCCTTAGGGTTTTGTTATGTTGATTCATTATTAAATCTTGAAATACCTGATGAAGAAGGTGGAAGCAGAAAACTGACTGAAAACGAAATAGTAAGTTTGTGCAGGGAGTTTTTTGATGCAGGTACTGATACTACAACAACAGCTTTGGAATGGATTATGGCAAATTTAGTGAAATACCAAGATATTCAATCCAAATTATATGATGAAATCAGAAAAatatctgatgatgatgatgatgagataccagaagaagatttgaagattctGCCATATTTGAAAGCCGTGGTTCTGGAGGGACTAAGAAAACATCCACCTGGCCATTTTGTTCTAAATCATGCAGTTACTCAAGATGTAGGGTTAGGTGGATATATTATCCCAAAAGAAGCTATAGTGACTGTCATGGTAGCACAAATTGGGCGGGATCCAAAAGTATGGGGGGAAGATTCAATGGTTTTTAAACCTGAGAGATTTTTGAATGATGGTAGTGTGAATGAAGAAATGTCAGATTTAACTGGTAATAAAGAGATTAAGATGATGCCATTTGGAGCTGGTAGAAGAATGTGTCCTGCTTCTGGTTTGGCGATGCTGGTTCTTGAGTATTTTGTTGCTAATCTCATCAAGGAATTCAAGTGGACGCCTAAGGATGGAGATGATATAGATTTTTCAGAGAAACAAGAATTTATTACTATGGTCATGAAGAATCCATTGTGGGCTCATGTGTCTCCAACAAAACAAGAATAG
- the LOC113337287 gene encoding sugar transport protein 8-like — protein sequence MGGSENDFYSKPFVVLCWLIAAIGGLMFGYDIGISGGVTSMDDFLIMFFPGVYAKKKHAKENNYCKYADPYVQLFTSSLYLAALCASFIGSKVCSKYGRKMTMLVASIFYLLGVTLNAAANGLVMLILGRILLGVGVGFGNEAVPLFLSEIAPIKIRGAVNILFQLFVTTGILIANVINYVAAEKHPWGWRLALGLAGVPAFMLLVGSFVIPETPTSLIERGHIEKGKLTLQKIRRAQNVEEEYQSILTASRLSQETQSSFSKLMRPSSRPPLVIGIMMQVFQQFTGINAIMFYAPVLFQTVGFGANAALISSVIIGFVNVFSTLVSIKTVDKFGRRALLLEACCQMFLTQVVVGIILAVRLKITGSLGHGEAIGVVILVCLYVMSFAWSWGPLGWLIPSETFPLEIRTTGFAFAVSANMLCTFIIAQAFLSMLCHMHAFVFFFFAAWIVAMGLFVVFLLPETKGVPIEEMVERVWKQHWFWKNYMDRDVDANGQKVRKEGGFYP from the exons ATGGGAGgttctgagaatgatttttactcAAAGCCTTTTGTGGTTCTGTGTTGGTTGATTGCTGCTATTGGTGGTCTTATGTTCGGTTATGACATTGGTATTTCAG GTGGAGTGACATCGATGGATGACTTCTTGATTATGTTCTTTCCTGGTGTATACGCTAAGAAAAAACATGCAAAAGAAAACAACTACTGCAAATACGCTGATCCGTATGTTCAGTTGTTCACTTCCTCGTTGTACCTTGCTGCACTCTGTGCCAGCTTTATTGGGTCTAAAGTTTGCAGTAAATATGGCCGCAAGATGACTATGTTAGTCGCTTCCATATTCTACTTGTTAGGAGTTACCTTGAATGCTGCAGCAAATGGTCTTGTCATGCTCATTCTTGGAAGGATTTTGCTTGGTGTTGGTGTTGGATTTGGTAATGAG GCCGTTCCGCTGTTCTTATCTGAAATTGCGCCCATCAAGATCCGAGGAGCAGTGAACATTCTTTTCCAGCTGTTCGTTACTACTGGAATACTTATTGCCAACGTTATAAACTATGTTGCAGCTGAGAAGCATCCATGGGGCTGGAGACTAGCTTTGGGTTTAGCCGGAGTTCCTGCTTTCATGCTCCTGGTTGGTTCATTTGTTATCCCTGAAACACCTACAAGTTTGATCGAACGTGGTCATATAGAAAAAGGAAAATTAACTCTTCAGAAGATACGACGAGCACAAAACGTTGAGGAGGAGTATCAGTCGATATTAACTGCTAGTCGATTATCTCAAGAAACCCAGAGTTCATTCTCAAAACTTATGCGACCATCGAGTAGACCTCCTCTTGTCATTGGTATAATGATGCAAGTGTTCCAGCAATTTACAGGAATCAATGCCATCATGTTCTATGCCCCAGTCTTGTTTCAAACTGTCGGTTTTGGGGCCAACGCGGCGTTGATATCATCCGTGATCATAGGATTTGTAAATGTCTTTAGCACCTTAGTTTCAATCAAAACTGTTGACAAATTTGGAAGAAGAGCCTTGCTTCTTGAAGCTTGTTGCCAGATGTTCCTTACACAG GTTGTTGTAGGGATAATCCTCGCAGTGCGTCTGAAGATAACTGGATCACTAGGTCATGGAGAAGCAATTGGCGTGGTTATTCTGGTTTGTTTATATGTCATGAGCTTTGCATGGTCATGGGGCCCATTAGGTTGGTTGATTCCAAGTGAAACATTTCCCCTGGAGATAAGAACTACTGGTTTCGCATTTGCTGTTAGCGCAAACATGCTCTGCACTTTCATCATAGCTCAAGCATTCTTGTCAATGCTGTGTCATATGCACgcctttgtgtttttcttttttgctgcCTGGATTGTTGCCATGGGACTATTTGTGGTATTTTTGCTACCAGAGACtaaaggtgttccgattgaagaGATGGTTGAGAGAGTTTGGAAGCAACATTGGTTCTGGAAGAATTATATGGACCGCGACGTTGATGCAAATGGACAGAAAGTGAGGAAGGAAGGCGGGTTTTATCCGTGA